Proteins from one Vibrio pomeroyi genomic window:
- the gcvP gene encoding aminomethyl-transferring glycine dehydrogenase, giving the protein MTELLQSQLLKDLGTQNEFVARHNGPNKADQQKMLEAINATSLDVLIDETVPAQIRLEKPMTLAAPLSEMDMLTSLKEIANLNQVKRTFIGQGYYNTFTPNVILRNVLENPGWYTAYTPYQPEISQGRLEALLNYQQMVMDLTGMEIANASLLDEATAAGEAMTLCKRAGKSKSKVFFVADDVHPQTLEVVKTRAEYIGFEVMVGALETLPEQDVFGALVQYPGTTGEVRDLTDIIAKAQANKTLVTVATDLLASALLKPAGEMGADVVIGSAQRFGVPMGYGGPHAAFMGTREKHKRTMPGRVIGVSIDTHGNQALRMAMQTREQHIRREKATSNICTAQALLANMASFYAVYHGAEGLRTIARRTHHMTAILAAGLTKAGYELTNNSFFDTITINSEEKTDALYAKAQAADINLRLLKGKIGISLDETTTIDDVNALFAIFDVKEDVQALSSDIASNEFAAIPENCRRESEFLTHPVFNTHHSETQMMRYLKQLENKDFSLTHGMIPLGSCTMKLNAAAEMIPVTWPEFGSIHPFAPLEQAAGYTALAKDLKEKLCEITGYDDFSLQPNSGASGEYAGLIAIQRYHASRGEGHRNVCLIPSSAHGTNPATASMVSMKVVVVKCDEDGNIDMTDLAVKIEKHKENLSSIMITYPSTHGVYEEQVKEVCEQVHAAGGQVYLDGANMNAQVGLTSPGFIGSDVSHLNLHKTFCIPHGGGGPGMGPIGVKSHLAPFLPGHIENGVQGSDYAVSAADLGSASILPISWAYIAMMGEPGLTDATKVAILNANYVMEKLRPHYPVLYRGTNGRVAHECIIDIRPLKEDTGISEEDIAKRLMDFGFHAPTMSFPVAGTLMVEPTESEDLEELDRFCEAMIAIRHEMAAVKNGEWPLDNNPLVNAPHTQVDLAGAEWDRPYSRELGCFPSKATKNSKYWPTVNRVDNVYGDRNLICSCPSIDNYED; this is encoded by the coding sequence ATGACTGAATTACTTCAAAGCCAATTACTAAAAGACCTGGGTACTCAAAACGAGTTTGTTGCTCGTCATAACGGCCCTAATAAAGCAGACCAGCAGAAAATGCTTGAAGCGATCAACGCGACTAGCTTAGACGTACTGATCGACGAAACGGTTCCTGCACAAATCCGTCTTGAAAAACCAATGACACTTGCTGCGCCACTGAGCGAAATGGACATGCTGACCTCTCTTAAAGAGATCGCTAACCTAAACCAAGTGAAACGTACCTTCATTGGCCAAGGCTACTACAACACATTCACTCCAAACGTTATTCTGCGTAACGTTTTAGAGAACCCAGGCTGGTACACAGCTTATACACCATACCAACCAGAGATTTCTCAAGGTCGTCTTGAAGCTCTATTAAATTACCAACAAATGGTAATGGACCTTACAGGTATGGAAATCGCAAACGCATCACTTCTTGATGAAGCGACAGCGGCTGGCGAAGCAATGACACTGTGTAAGCGTGCTGGTAAAAGCAAGAGCAAAGTATTCTTCGTTGCTGACGATGTTCACCCTCAAACACTAGAAGTTGTTAAAACTCGTGCTGAGTACATCGGTTTCGAAGTAATGGTTGGCGCTCTTGAAACACTTCCAGAGCAAGACGTATTTGGTGCGTTAGTTCAATACCCTGGTACAACAGGCGAAGTTCGTGATCTAACAGACATCATTGCGAAAGCTCAAGCAAACAAGACTCTAGTAACCGTTGCTACTGACCTACTCGCTTCTGCTCTACTTAAGCCAGCTGGCGAAATGGGCGCAGACGTAGTAATCGGTTCTGCGCAACGTTTCGGTGTTCCTATGGGTTACGGCGGTCCACACGCTGCATTCATGGGTACTCGTGAAAAGCATAAGCGTACAATGCCAGGTCGTGTAATCGGTGTTTCTATCGATACTCACGGTAACCAAGCGCTACGTATGGCAATGCAGACTCGTGAGCAACACATCCGCCGCGAGAAAGCGACATCGAACATCTGTACAGCTCAAGCACTTCTAGCGAACATGGCGTCTTTCTACGCGGTTTACCACGGTGCAGAAGGCCTACGTACTATTGCTCGTCGTACACACCACATGACAGCTATCCTAGCAGCAGGCCTGACTAAAGCGGGTTACGAGCTAACGAACAACAGCTTCTTTGATACCATCACGATCAACTCTGAAGAGAAGACAGATGCACTGTACGCAAAAGCACAAGCAGCAGACATCAACCTTCGCCTTCTTAAAGGTAAGATCGGTATCAGCTTAGATGAAACAACAACGATCGACGACGTGAACGCATTGTTCGCTATCTTCGACGTGAAAGAAGACGTTCAAGCGCTATCTTCTGACATTGCATCAAATGAGTTTGCAGCAATTCCAGAAAACTGCCGTCGTGAATCAGAGTTCCTAACTCACCCAGTATTCAACACGCACCACAGCGAAACGCAAATGATGCGTTACCTAAAACAGCTTGAGAACAAAGACTTCTCACTAACGCACGGCATGATCCCACTGGGCAGCTGTACGATGAAGCTGAACGCTGCTGCTGAGATGATTCCAGTAACATGGCCTGAGTTTGGTTCAATTCACCCATTCGCACCTCTAGAGCAAGCGGCTGGTTACACAGCACTAGCGAAAGATCTTAAAGAGAAGCTGTGTGAAATCACTGGTTACGACGATTTCTCACTACAGCCTAACTCTGGTGCATCTGGTGAATACGCAGGTCTAATCGCGATTCAACGTTACCACGCAAGCCGCGGTGAAGGTCACCGTAACGTTTGTCTGATTCCAAGCTCTGCGCACGGTACTAACCCTGCAACAGCATCAATGGTTTCAATGAAGGTAGTGGTTGTTAAATGTGATGAAGATGGCAACATCGACATGACTGACCTAGCAGTGAAAATCGAGAAGCACAAAGAAAACCTATCAAGCATCATGATCACTTACCCTTCTACGCACGGCGTATACGAAGAACAAGTGAAAGAAGTGTGTGAACAAGTACACGCAGCGGGCGGTCAGGTTTACCTAGACGGCGCGAACATGAACGCTCAAGTAGGTCTAACTTCACCTGGCTTCATCGGTTCAGACGTATCTCACTTGAACCTCCACAAAACATTCTGTATCCCACACGGTGGTGGCGGTCCAGGTATGGGTCCTATCGGTGTTAAATCGCACCTAGCACCTTTCCTACCAGGTCACATCGAAAACGGTGTACAAGGTTCTGACTACGCGGTATCAGCTGCAGATCTAGGTAGTGCTTCAATCCTACCTATCTCTTGGGCTTACATCGCAATGATGGGCGAACCTGGCCTAACAGACGCAACGAAAGTAGCGATTCTAAACGCGAACTACGTGATGGAAAAACTACGTCCTCACTACCCTGTTCTTTACCGTGGCACTAACGGCCGCGTAGCGCACGAATGTATTATCGATATTCGCCCGCTTAAAGAAGACACAGGCATCAGCGAAGAAGATATTGCTAAGCGTCTAATGGACTTCGGTTTCCACGCACCAACTATGTCTTTCCCAGTTGCTGGCACACTAATGGTAGAGCCAACTGAATCAGAAGATTTAGAAGAGCTAGACCGTTTCTGTGAAGCGATGATCGCAATCCGCCACGAAATGGCAGCAGTGAAAAACGGTGAATGGCCACTAGACAACAACCCTCTAGTGAACGCACCGCACACACAAGTTGACCTAGCTGGCGCAGAATGGGATCGCCCTTACTCTCGTGAACTTGGTTGTTTCCCATCGAAAGCAACGAAGAATTCGAAGTACTGGCCTACTGTTAACCGTGTAGACAACGTATACGGCGACCGTAACCTAATCTGTTCTTGCCCAAGCATCGACAACTACGAAGACTAA
- the gcvH gene encoding glycine cleavage system protein GcvH, translating to MDNTLKFADSHEWVKDNGDGTVTIGISEHAQEMLGDVVFVDLPDTGDEIEAGESFSLVESVKAASDIYAPISGEIVEINEELEDSPELINEESYEGGWIVKVKMSDASELDNLKDAEEYLSSIEED from the coding sequence ATGGACAATACACTAAAGTTTGCAGACAGCCACGAGTGGGTAAAAGACAACGGTGACGGTACTGTGACTATCGGTATTTCTGAGCACGCTCAAGAGATGCTAGGTGACGTTGTGTTTGTTGACCTGCCTGACACTGGGGACGAAATAGAAGCTGGCGAAAGCTTCTCTCTCGTTGAATCAGTGAAAGCAGCTTCTGATATCTACGCACCAATCTCTGGCGAAATCGTAGAAATCAACGAAGAATTAGAAGATAGCCCTGAGTTAATTAACGAAGAATCTTATGAAGGTGGTTGGATTGTTAAAGTGAAGATGTCTGATGCGTCTGAACTAGACAACCTTAAAGATGCGGAAGAATACCTAAGCTCTATCGAAGAAGACTAA
- a CDS encoding serine hydroxymethyltransferase: MNAYQNHSLDSFFTTNLSGTDDAVFAGIQAENTRQNEQIELIASENIVSKAVMQAQGTCLTNKYAEGYPGRRYYGGCEHVDTVEAIAIERAKQLFKCEYVNVQPHSGAQANGAVKLALLQPGDTILGMSLDAGGHLTHGARPAMSGKWFNAVQYGVDRDTLEIDYEAVRALAIESQPKMIIAGGSAIPRVIDFAKFREIADEVGAILMVDMAHIAGLIATGAHPSPLPHAHVVTTTTHKTLRGPRGGMILTNHEDINKKINSAVFPGLQGGPLMHVIAAKAVAFGEALGPEFNTYIDSVIDNAKVLAEVLQTRGCDIVTGGTDTHLMLVDLRPKGLKGNVTEEALERAGITCNKNGIPFDTEKPMITSGIRLGTPAGTSRGFGTEEFKLIGEWIGDVLDGLVESPEGNAEVEQRVRKQVKELCKRFPLYR, translated from the coding sequence ATGAACGCTTACCAAAACCATAGCTTAGACAGTTTTTTCACTACGAACCTATCCGGTACTGACGATGCAGTATTTGCTGGCATCCAAGCAGAGAATACTCGTCAAAATGAACAAATCGAACTTATTGCTTCTGAGAACATCGTTTCTAAAGCAGTAATGCAAGCTCAAGGCACTTGCCTAACCAACAAATACGCAGAAGGCTACCCAGGCCGTCGCTACTACGGTGGTTGTGAGCACGTAGATACCGTTGAAGCTATCGCGATTGAGCGTGCTAAACAGCTGTTCAAATGTGAATACGTAAACGTACAACCTCACTCAGGCGCTCAAGCAAACGGCGCAGTTAAACTTGCCCTGCTTCAACCTGGCGACACTATCCTAGGCATGTCTCTAGACGCTGGTGGCCACCTTACACACGGTGCACGTCCTGCAATGTCTGGTAAGTGGTTCAACGCGGTTCAATACGGCGTAGACCGCGACACTCTTGAAATCGATTACGAAGCAGTCCGCGCTTTAGCTATCGAAAGCCAACCTAAAATGATTATTGCTGGTGGTAGTGCTATCCCACGCGTTATTGATTTCGCTAAGTTCCGTGAAATCGCTGACGAAGTTGGCGCAATCCTAATGGTTGATATGGCACACATCGCGGGTCTTATCGCCACAGGTGCTCACCCGAGCCCACTACCACATGCACACGTTGTTACAACAACAACGCACAAAACACTTCGTGGCCCACGCGGCGGTATGATTCTGACTAACCACGAAGACATCAACAAAAAGATCAACTCTGCAGTGTTCCCTGGCCTACAAGGCGGCCCACTAATGCACGTTATCGCGGCTAAAGCAGTGGCGTTTGGCGAAGCACTTGGCCCAGAATTTAATACTTATATTGATTCAGTGATCGACAACGCAAAAGTTCTTGCTGAAGTGTTGCAAACTCGCGGTTGTGACATTGTGACTGGCGGAACAGACACGCACCTAATGCTGGTTGACCTTCGTCCTAAGGGCTTGAAAGGTAACGTAACTGAAGAAGCATTAGAGCGTGCAGGGATCACATGTAACAAAAATGGCATACCATTCGATACAGAGAAGCCTATGATTACTTCTGGTATCCGCTTGGGTACGCCAGCTGGAACCAGTCGTGGTTTTGGCACTGAAGAATTCAAACTTATCGGTGAATGGATCGGCGATGTTCTTGACGGCTTAGTTGAAAGCCCTGAAGGCAACGCTGAAGTTGAGCAACGTGTTCGCAAGCAAGTTAAAGAGCTTTGCAAACGCTTCCCTCTTTACCGTTAA